The following are from one region of the Vitis riparia cultivar Riparia Gloire de Montpellier isolate 1030 chromosome 9, EGFV_Vit.rip_1.0, whole genome shotgun sequence genome:
- the LOC117921729 gene encoding probable disease resistance protein At5g63020: MGNVCSVSFEDITGRCCDCTAARANYVCKLEENRVTLRTELQKLRELRNDVNRRVNVAERQQMRRLDQVQGWLSKVEAMETEVTQLIGDGAETIDEKGLSGSCYPKHCIFSYKLGKKVARKLQQVATLMSEGRFEVVADSVPPDPVEEIPSKPTVGLESEFDTVWRSLGEEHVGIIGLYGLGGVGKTTLLSQINNHFLKTSHNFDVVIWVVVSKTPNLDEVQNEIWEKVGFCDDKWKIKSRHVEAKDIWKALSKKRFVVLLDDLWEQMDLLEVGIPPPHQQNKSKLIFTTRSLDLCGQMGAQKKIKVKSLAWNDSWDLFKKYVGEDALNSDPEIPELAEIVARECCGLPLVIITIGQAMACKVTPLDWKHAIRVLQTCASKFPGMGHRVYPLLKYSYDSLPSIVQSCFLYCSLFPEDVTISKDLLIYHWICEGFLDEFDDMDGAKNQGFNIISTLVHACLLDETSDAYRVKLHDVIRDMAVWITGDMGEMKGKFLVQTKAGLTQAPEFDKWRMAERISLMANQIEKLMGSPTCPNLSTLLLDFNSDLKMISYGFFQFMPNLRVLSVSDTKIVELPSDISNLFSLQYLDLSRTEIKKLPIEIKDLIKLKSLKLYCTHKLCSIPRGLISYGNESLVEELDSLKYLTTLRTTIASAAVLKRFLSSKKLLSCTHALCLMIFNGSNSLNLSSLQNIKHLTWLRMEDFNTLREITFDWVGKGKEIVECSNLSSMVECFHGLGTVHIYRCQMLKNLTWLVFAPHLLYLTIEECDKMEEVIGKGAEDGGNLSPFTKLIRLQLFCLPQLKSLYWNPLPFLHLDRIVVGSCPKLKKLPLNSSSAKQHRCVIRGEEEWWNELEWEDEATLNAFLPCFEATFE; the protein is encoded by the coding sequence ATGGGAAACGTTTGCTCAGTCTCCTTCGAGGACATCACTGGCCGCTGCTGTGATTGCACTGCTGCTCGAGCAAATTACGTATGCAAACTTGAAGAAAATCGGGTGACTTTGAGAACAGAGCTCCAAAAATTAAGGGAGTTAAGGAACGATGTGAATAGGAGGGTGAATGTGGCTGAGAGGCAACAAATGAGGCGTCTGGATCAAGTACAAGGCTGGCTTTCCAAGGTGGAAGCTATGGAAACTGAAGTCACTCAACTGATTGGAGATGGTGCAGAGACCATTGATGAGAAAGGATTATCTGGTAGTTGCTATCCCAAGCATTGCATCTTCAGCTACAAGTTGGGAAAGAAAGTGGCCAGAAAGCTACAACAAGTGGCTACTTTGATGAGCGAAGGACGTTTTGAGGTGGTGGCTGATAGTGTACCTCCAGATCCTGTGGAGGAAATACCCAGCAAACCCACTGTGGGATTGGAATCAGAATTTGACACAGTTTGGAGGAGTCTAGGAGAAGAACATGTGGGGATCATCGGCTTATATGGGTTGGGGGGCGTTGGCAAGACCACCCTTTTGAGCCAAATCAACAATCATTTCCTTAAAACATCCCACAATTTTGATGTCGTAATTTGGGTAGTGGTTTCCAAAACTCCGAACCTAGACGAGGTTCAGAACGAGATTTGGGAGAAGGTGGGATTCTGTGATGATAAATGGAAAATCAAAAGCCGCCATGTGGAAGCCAAAGACATCTGGAAAGCCTTGAGCAAAAAGAGGTTTGTGGTGTTGTTGGATGACCTGTGGGAGCAAATGGATCTATTAGAAGTGGGAATTCCACCTCCCCACCAACAAAATAAGTCCAAGCTAATATTCACCACTCGATCTCTAGACTTGTGCGGCCAAATGGGAGCTCAGAAGAAGATCAAAGTGAAATCTTTAGCATGGAACGATTCGTGggatttgtttaaaaaatatgtggGAGAGGACGCCCTTAATTCTGATCCAGAAATCCCTGAGCTTGCTGAAATTGTTGCAAGAGAGTGTTGCGGTTTGCCGCTGGTGATAATTACTATAGGGCAAGCCATGGCTTGTAAAGTGACACCCCTAGATTGGAAGCATGCAATTAGAGTACTACAAACATGTGCTTCAAAATTTCCAGGTATGGGGCATCGAGTGTACCCACTTTTGAAATATAGCTATGATAGTTTACCCTCAATAGTTCAATCTTGCTTCTTATATTGTTCTTTATTCCCAGAAGATGTTACCATAAGTAAAGATCTTTTGATATATCATTGGATTTGTGAGGGATTTTTAGATGAATTTGATGACATGGATGGAGCCAAAAATCAAGGATTCAACATTATCAGTACCCTTGTTCATGCATGTCTACTAGATGAAACTTCAGATGCTTACCGTGTAAAATTGCATGATGTGATCCGTGATATGGCCGTGTGGATAACCGGTGACATGGGGGAGATGAAGGGCAAGTTTTTGGTACAAACAAAGGCCGGTTTGACCCAAGCACCAGAGTTTGATAAATGGAGGATGGCAGAAAGGATATCACTGATGGCCAACCAAATTGAGAAGTTAATGGGATCACCCACATGCCCTAATCTCTCGACACTTCTTCTAGATTTTAATAGTGATTTGAAGATGATAAGCTATGGTTTTTTCCAATTTATGCCCAATCTAAGAGTATTGAGCGTATCAGACACCAAAATAGTTGAGTTACCATCAgatatttctaatttgttttcattGCAGTATCTTGATTTATCTAGGACAGAGATAAAGAAGTTGCCAATTGAGATAAAGGATCTCATAAAATTGAAGAGTTTGAAATTGTATTGTACACATAAACTCTGTTCCATTCCACGAGGACTAATATCATATGGTAATGAGTCCTTGGTAGAGGAATTAGACAGTTTGAAATACTTGACCACTTTACGTACCACCATAGCAAGTGCTGCCGTGTTGAAGAGATTTTTAAGTTCCAAAAAGTTACTGAGTTGCACTCATGCTCTATGCCTCATGATCTTCAATGGTTCAAACTCACTCAATTTATCATCTCTCCAAAATATAAAGCATCTCACTTGGCTTCGGATGGAAGATTTTAATACGTTGAGAGAGATTACGTTTGATTGGGTAGGGAAAGGAAAGGAGATAGTGGAGTGTAGCAATCTCAGCTCAATGGTGGAATGCTTCCATGGCCTTGGCACTGTGCACATCTATAGATGCCAGATGTTGAAAAATCTGACATGGCTTGTTTTTGCCCCACACCTCCTATATCTTACAATAGAAGAATGTGATAAAATGGAAGAAGTGATAGGTAAAGGTGCAGAGGATGGAGGAAATCTGAGCCCTTTCACGAAACTCATACGACTGCAATTATTTTGTCTACCACAACTGAAGAGTTTGTATTGGAATCCCCTGCCCTTTCTTCACCTAGACAGGATTGTTGTAGGCAGCTGTCCAAAGCTGAAGAAGCTGCCACTCAACTCCAGCAGTGCCAAGCAACATAGATGTGTGATTAGAGGAGAGGAAGAATGGTGGAATGAATTAGAATGGGAGGACGAAGCTACTCTAAATGCTTTTCTTCCCTGTTTCGAAGCCACATTTGAATAA